Below is a genomic region from Catenuloplanes atrovinosus.
CGACCGAGCAGCTGTACGTGAAGCTCTCCGAGCTGACCAACCGCATGCCGATCGGCCGCCTCTACTGCGCGAACGACACGGTGTGGGCGTCCATCCCGGTCTTCGGCCGGAACTTCCAGGCCACCCACCTGATGCTGGCGGTGCAGGTGATGACCGGGCTCGCGGACGAGCTGGACGACCGGCTGCACGGCGAGTTCGGCGGCAAGCGGTTCTTCGGCGAGGGCGACAAGCCGCTCGTCAAGGAGTCGGACGACCACCGCACCGGCATGTATCTCTGAGCTGACCCGCACGGAACGGCCGGGCGCGCTGCGTCGTCCAACCGGGCATGACTGTGTCCCGGTGGAGCCCGGCCGTTCTCGCGTCCCTGCTGGCGCTGACGGCCTGCACGTCGTCTCCGGACGACCCGCGCGTCGATCCGCCGGTGGCGCCGGCGGGCGGCCCGCGACTGGTCTCATACGACTCCTGCCCCGGCCTCTACGACGAGTTGCGCGCCGCGGCGGTGCGGAAGGTCGGCCCGTACGGCTTCGAGGGCGACGAGGTGGTCGTGCCGGCCCAGGGCGGCGCCGCGATGGTGCCGGACGCGCCCGCCGGGGGTGACCTCGCGGCCGAGCGTGACACCGCGGCCGGGACCGACGCGTTCTCCGGGACGAACACGCACGAGCGGGGCGTCGACGAGCCCGACCTGGTGAAGACGGACGGCCGGCGGATCGTGACGATCGCGCCGCGCGGCGGCGTCCCGGTGCTCCGCGTGATCGACGCGGCGACCCGCACGCAGACCGGCGAACTGGCGCTGACCGACGCGTACGGCGCCTCCGACCTGCTGCTCTCCGGCGATCGCGCGCTGGTGCTGTCCACCGCGGAGACGCCCGTCGCCGTCCCGAACGGCTTCGCCGAGGACGAGCGGGGATGGCCGTCGCCGCGCCCGTCGCGGCTGGATCTGCGCCTGATCGACCTGTCCGGCGCGCCGCGCCAGCTCGGCCGCTACGCGATGACCGGCGCGCTGCTCGACGCGCGGCAGACCGGCGGCACCGCCCGGGTCGTGGTCCGCTCCTCGCCGCGCATCACGTTTCCCCTGGACAAAGCGGACGCTGCGGCGAACCGCCGGGCCGTGGAGTCCGCACCGGACGACGTGTGGCTGCCGCGCTTCGAGGTGACCGCGCCGGACGGCACCGTCGCCACCGGCACCGTCCCGTGCGAGCGGGTCAGCCGGCCCGCCTCCTACGACGGCGTCCGCATGCTGACCATGCTCAGCTTCGACCTGGCCGCCGCCGCGATGACCGACGGCGCGCCGGTGACCGTGTCCGCGGACGGCGACACCGTCTACGGCACGGGCACCGGCCTCTACGTCGCGGACGGCGGCGCGGACCGCACGGAGATTTACAAGTTCGACACCGGCGGCACCGGCATGCCGCGGTACGCCGCGTCCGGCGTGGTGCCCGGCCGGCTGCTCAACCAGTACGCCCTGTCCGAGTGGAACGGCAGCCTGCGCGCCGCCACGACGGTCACGGCGCGCAACGCGAGCGAGGTGACGGTGCTGACCCAGCGCGGCGCCGCGCTCGCGATCACCGGCTCGGTCGGCGACCTGGGCAGGGGCGAGACCATCCACTCGGTCCGCTTCCTGGGGGACCGCGGCTACGTCGTCACGTTCCGCCGGATCGACCCGCTCTACACGATCGACCTGCGCGACCCGGCCAGGCCCGTGGTGACCGGGGAGCTGAAGATCCCCGGCTACTCGGCGTATCTGCACCCGGCCGCGCCCGGCCGGCTGATCGGTGTGGGCCAGGACGCGACCAGCGCGGGCACGGTCACCGGCTTGCAGGTCTCGCTCTTCGACGTGACCGACCCGGCGGCGCCGGCCCGGCTCGCGCAGCACCACCTGCCGGCCGCGAGCTCGGCCGCCGAGTTCGACCCGCACGCGTTCCTCTTCTGGCCGGCCACCGGGCAGCTGGTGGTGCCGGTCGCCGACCGCACCGGTGCGGGACCGTCCGCGCTGGTGCTGCGGGTCTCCGGGGACACGGTCACGGAGGCCGGCACGCTCGCCCACCCGGACGGCGGCCCGATCACCCGCTCGCTGGTCATCGGCGACTCGCTGTGGACCGTCGGGCCGGGCGGCCTGCGCGCGGTCTCGCTGTCCACCCTCCAGCAGCAGGCCTGGCTGCCCGCCTGACCGGTGGGCCGTGCTCATCACGCGGCCCCCGGGCGGTCGAGCGCGGAAGGCGGGATGCCGTCGGTGAGCACCTCGTCGAGCAGGCGGGCGATGCCGAGCGACGGGTCGGCGTCGAGCGCGCGGTCCACGGCGACGGCGGCGAGCGCGCCCTGGCCGGTGCGCCAGGCGGTGAACGCGAGCAGCACGGCCGGCATCGCGGACAGCTCGGCGCTGGCGCGGCGCAGCACGTCGGACCAGAGCGTGACCTGCCAGCCGGCGGCGTCCGCGCGATTCAACGCGTACTCCCCGACCGGCGCGTGCGCCAGCAGCACGGTCAGCCAGGCCACCTCGGCGTCGGAGAGGATGCCGCCGCCCCGGTATCGCGTCAGCGCGGTGCCGACCGCGCGGACGCCGGCCCGGTGAATCGCGCCGAGCAGCGCGCCCGGGCCGGTCCGCTGGCCCGCGGCCAGCTCGTCCAGGCGGCGGTCCGCCTCCGCGGTGGCGGCGCGCATCGCCTCGCGCGCGTCGCCCTGGACCGGCGCCACGGACGCGACCAGCGCCGCCCGGTCCGCGAACACCTGGAAGCCCGCGGCCTCGCGGACCTGACCGGCCTCGGCGTCGTAGGAGCGGCCGGCGGGCGGGCAGCAGCCCTCGTCCGTGCACAGGTAGCACCAGAACCGGCCGTCCGCGACGCGCAGCTGCTCCCGGACCGGGATGGCCAGGTCGAGCAGCGCGTCGCCGACGGCGGCGACCAGCGCGGCGCCGCTGCCGCGCTCGGTGTAACCGAGCAGCACGACCGAGTCGACGGTCTGCCGCGCCACCACGGCCGCGGTCTGCCGGGCGAACTCGTCGAGCTCGGCCAGCGGCGTCTCCGGCGGCGGCAGGTCCTGCCGGGCAGCGAACACCAGCGCGCGGTCGCGCCTGCCGACCACCACGAGGCTGTCGCGCGGGTGGAACCCGAGCAGGTAGGGCACGACGGCGACGAGTTGGGCGGGGGAGGAGACCCGAAGGTCGGAGAGGCTCATGCATCGAGGCTCGCGACGGCCGCACAGGGGTCGAACGCCCTGTGGACGACACACCGCCCGTCCACAGCCGAAATGTCCGGCTGGCGGGAAACACGTGGTCAGGAGCGGAAGTCGAGGTCCAGGAATCGGGGTCCGTCGCGCCAGGACCGAGGGCGACGCCCGAGATCCAGCGCCAGCTCCACCGAGGAGAGCACCGTGAACCCGGCCGCGTGCAGGCAGGTGATCGCCTCCACGTTGCGGGACTCCGGCGTGACGGTCAGCGCGGTCAGGTCGCGGCGGCGCGCCTCCTCCGCCAGGAAGCCGAGCATCGCCGTGGCGACGCCCTCGCCGCGGTGCCCGTCCGCGACCACGATCGGCTCCACCGCGCCCCGCCGGCCGTCGATGATCAGGCCGACCAGCCCGATCACGCCGTCCTCCGGGTGGTCGGCGACCCAGACGCCGGACAGGTCGAGGCGCGTGAGGTACTCCTCGAACGCGGCGGTCGGGTCGGCACCGCCGTAGCCGGGATCGTCGTAGAGTTCCCGGTGTCGCTGCGTCAGCTCGCCCCAGAGCCGCCGGCCCGCGCTGTGGTCGGCCGGACGGTATGGACGGACACTGACCGTACTCATGCGGACATAATGACTGTTCGGTCCGTCGGTCGGCACCCGGTTGGGGGCAACAGCGCGTGGACATGTCATACCTTCGTGCGCACCCGCAGCATCTCCCGACATTTCTCACCCATCAGCGCATCCGGCAGACACCGGTGGGCGGCGGGAGCATCTCGGACGCGTTCCGGCTGACGCTGGACGACGGCACCTCGCTCTTCGCCAAGGGCCGGCCGGACCCGATGCCGGAGACGTTCTTCGAGGTGGAGGCCGCGGGGCTGCGCTGGCTCGGCGCGGCGGGCGGCGTACCCGTGCCGGAGGTCCTGGTGGCTCTTCCGGACCTGCTGGCGCTGGAGTGGATCGAGCCGGGCGCCCCCACGGCGGACGCGGCCCGGCGTCTCGGTGCCGAGCTGGCCGTCACGCACCTGGCCGGCGCGCCCGCGTTCGGTGCGCTGCCCGGGCACGCGGACGGCTTCATCGGCGCGCTGCCACAGGACGACACGCCCTCGCCGGGGCCGTGGGGTCCGTGGTTCGCGGACCGTCGGCTGCGTCCCCACCTGCGGCGATCGGTGGACAACGGCGCGCTGGACGCGGCGGCGCACGCGGCCGTGGCGCGCGTGCTGGACCGGATCGAGGAGTACGGCGGCGACGAGCCGCCGTCCCGCATCCACGGCGACCTGTGGCCGGGCAACGTGCTGTGGGGCGCGGACGGGCGCGCGTGGCTGATCGACCCGGCCGCGCACGGCGGTCATCGGGAGACCGACCTGGCCGCGCTGCTGCTCTTCGGCGGCGTCCCGGAGCGGGAACACCTGATCAGCGGGTACGCGGAGCGCGCCGCCGCGCTCGGCCGGCCGCTGGACGCCGCGTGGCGGACCCGCGTCCCGCTGCACCAGTTGCACCTGCTGCTGGTGCACACCGCGCTGTTCGGCGCCGCCTACCGGGCCCCGGTCCGGGCGGCCGCCGACGCGATGCTTCGACTGTGATAGGTGGGCGCGCTAAGTTCGAGGCGTGGACGATGCCGCACCCCGCCCGGCCGACCCCGGTCTCGTCGACCGGTTCGGACGGCATGCCGTGGATCTCCGGGTCTCGCTGACCGACCGGTGCAACCTCCGCTGCGTGTACTGCATGCCCGCGGAGGGCCTGCCCTGGCTGCCGAACTCGGACGTGCTCACCGACGACGAGGTGATCCGGCTGATCCGGATCGCGGTCGAGCGGCTGGGCGTCGAGGACGTGCGCTTCACCGGCGGCGAGCCGTTGATCCGGCCCGGCCTCACCAAGATAGTGACCGAGGTCGCGGCGCTGGAGCGGCGGCCTCAGATCAGCCTCACGACGAACGGGATCGGCCTGGAGCGCACCGCGGTGGCGCTGCGCGACGCCGGGCTGGACCGGATCAACGTGTCGCTCGACACGCTGGACGACGAGCGGTTCGCCACGCTGACCCGGCGCCGGCGGCTGCCCGACGTGCTGGCCGGGCTGCGCGCGGCGGCGGAGGCCGGGCTGACGCCTGTGAAGATCAATACGGTGCTGATGCGCGGCATCAACGACGACGAGGCACCCGCGCTGCTCGGGTTCGCCCTGGAGCACGGCTACGAGCTGCGGTTCATCGAGCAGATGCCGCTGGACGCGCAGCACGGCTGGGACCGGAGCACGATGGTCACCGCCGAGGAGATCCTGCGCGATCTGCGCGCCGCGTTCACGCTGCTGCCCGACCCGGTCGCGCGCGGCGGCGCGCCCGCGGAGACCTGGCTGGTCGACGGGCATCAGGCGCTCGGCGGCGGGCCCGCGCGGGTGGGCGTGATCGGCACCGTGACCCGCCCGTTCTGCGGCGACTGCGACCGGACCCGGCTGACCGCGGACGGTCAGGTGCGCGCGTGCCTGTTCGCCACCGAGGAGTCGGACCTGCGCGCCGCGCTGCGCTCCGGCGCCTCCGACGAGGACCTGGCCGACCGGTGGCGGGTCGCGATGTGGGGCAAGCGGGCCGGGCACGGCATCGACGACCCGACGTTCCTGCAGCCGGCCCGCCCGATGTCGGCGATCGGGGGCTGACCGGCATGAAGATCACCATGAGGTACTTCGCGGCGGCCCGCGCCGCGGCGGGCACCTCCGAGGAGACGCTCGACTCGCCGGCCGCGACGCTGGACGCGCTGCTGACCGAGCTGGCCGACCGCCACGGCGACCGGCTGGCATCGGTGTTCGCCCGGGCCAGCTACCTGGTCGACGGCGCCGCCTGGCGCGACCGCACGGCCGCCCTGCCCGCGGACCCGACGGTGGACGTGCTGCCGCCGTTCGCCGGGGGTTGAGAAGCCGGATCACGTCACATTCCGGGCGTGGCGCCGCGCGGACGGCCGGCGGCGCGTGGCAGGATGCAGCGTGCCCCCGTTGAGCGCGACACCCTTCGACGGCACCACGGCCACGCCCACGTTCGTGGCGGACCTGCACATCCACTCCAAGTACTCGCGCGCCTGCAGTCGTGATCTCAACATGCCGAACCTGGCGTGGTGGGCCCGGCGCAAGGGCGTGGCGCTGCTCGGCACGGGTGACTTCACGCACCCCGCATGGTTCGACCACCTTCGTGAGACGCTGAAGCCCGCGGAGCCCGGCCTCTATCGGCTCGCGCCGGACGTCGAGGCGGACATCGCCCGGCGCCTGCCGCCGCGACTGTCGAGCGCGGCCGAGGCGAGTCCGATGCGCTACATGCTCTCGGTGGAGATCTCGACGATCTACAAGCGGGGCGACCGTACGCGCAAGGTCCACCACCTGATCTACATGCCGGACCTGGACGCGGCGGCCCGGTTCAACGCCGCGCTGGGCCGGATCGGCAACCTCGGCTCGGACGGGCGGCCGATCCTCGGGCTGGACTCGCGCGACCTGCTGGAGATCGTGCTGGAGGCGAGCCCGGACGGCTACCTGGTGCCGGCGCACATCTGGACGCCGTGGTTCTCCGCGCTGGGCTCGAAGTCCGGCTTCGACGCGATCGCGGACTGCTACGCCGATCTCGCGCCGCACATCTTCGCGGTGGAGACCGGGCTCTCCTCGGACCCGGCGATGAACGGGCGGGTGAGCAGCCTCGACGCGTACCAACTGGTCTCGAACTCGGACGCGCACTCGCCGCCGGCGCTGGCCCGCGAGGCGACCGTGCTCTCCTCCGCGCTGGACTACTACTCGGTCCGGGAGGCGCTGCGCACCGGCGACGGGCTCGCCGGGACGATCGAGTTCTTCCCGGAGGAGGGCAAGTACCACGCGGACGGGCACCGGAACTGCGGGATCAACTGGGAGCCGTCCCGGTCCCGCGAGGCTGGCGGCATATGCCCGGAATGTGGCAAGGGTCTGACGATCGGCGTGCTGAGCCGGGTCGAGGATCTGGCCGACCGCGCGCCGGACGTCGCGCGGCCGAACGCCAAGCGGGTCACGCACCTGGTGCCACTGGCCGAGATCCTGGGTGAGATCAACGCGGTGGGCGCCCGGTCGAAGACCGTGGAGGGGCAGCTGCACTCGCTGATCGCGGCGCTCGGCTCCGAACTGGACATCCTGACCACGGTCCCGGTGGCGGACGTGACCGCGGCCGGCGGCGAGCTGATCGGCGAGGCGATCGCGCGGCTGCGCCGCGGTCAGGTGCACAGAATCCCGGGGTACGACGGGGAGTACGGGATCATCAAGCTGTTCGAGCCCGGTGAGCTGGGCTCCTCGGGCGGCGCAGCGCAGGCGGACACGCTGTTCGACCTCCCGGTGCCGCAGCAGCGGGTGCCGGCCCGGAAAACTCCGGCGAAGGCCGCGAAGAAGGCCGCCCCCGCACCCGAACCCGCCGCGGACCCGACCACGCCGCTGCTGGTCACGGCGTCGAGCCCGGCCGGCTCCGGCGACACGGCGGCCCGCCCGCGCCCGGCCCGTGGCGTCGCCTCGGTCCCGCAGAAGAAGCCGCAGGCCACGCCGCGGACCGCGCCGCCGCCGATCGCGCCGCCGCCGTCGCCGCACGAGCCGTTCGAGCCGATGCTCTCCGGCATGGAGGAGGTCGGCACCGGGCTGCTGGACCGGCTGGACGCGATGCAGCGGGTGGCCGCGTCCGCGCCGTCCGGCCCGCTGCTGATCGTGGCCGGCCCGGGCACCGGCAAGACCCGCACGCTGACCCACCGGATCGCGTACCTGTGCGCGGAGCTCAACGTGTTTCCGGAGCAGTGCCTGGCGATCACGTTCACCCGGCGCGCCGCCGAGGAGATGCGCGAGCGGCTGGACGGGCTGCTCGGCCCGGTCGCGGAGGACGTCACGGTCTCCACGTTCCACTCGCTGGGCCTGCAGATCCTCCGGGAGAACGCGACCGCGGCCGGGCTGCCGGCGGACTTCCGGATCGCGGACGACGCGGAGCGCGCCGCCGCGCGGGCCGAGGCCGGGGAGGACGACGCCGCGTACGCCAAGCTGCTGCGCGCGGACGGCCTGGTCGACCTGGACGAGTTGGTCACGCTGCCGGTCGCGCTGCTGAGCGAGTCGAAGGCGCTGGTCGAGGAGTACCGCGCGCGCTGGCGGTGGATCTTCGTCGACGAGTACCAGGACGTGGACGCGGTGCAGTACGACCTGCTGCGCCTGCTCAGCCCGCCGGACGGCAACCTGTGCGCGATCGGCGACCCGGACCAGGCGATCTACTCGTTCCGTGGCGCGGACGTCGGCTACTTCCTGCGCTTCGCGCAGGACTTCACGGACGCCCGCACGGTACGGCTGACCCGCAACTACCGCTCGTCCGCGCCGATCCTGGCCGCGGCCGTGCAGTCGATCGCGCCCGCCTCGCTGGTGCGCGGCCGGCGGCTGGACCCGGCGCGGCTGGACCCGGAGGCGCCGCTGGTCGGGCGGTTCGCGGCCGGGTCCGCGGGCGAGGAGGCGGAGTTCGTCGCGCGGACCGTGGACGAGCTGGTCGGGGGCGTGTCGCACCGGTCGATGGACGCGGGCCGGGCGGACGGGCACACGTCGAACATCTCGTTCTCGGACATCGCGGTGCTCTACCGTACCGACGCGCAGTCCGGGCCGATCCTGGACGCGCTGCACCGGGCCGGCGTCCCGGTGCAGAAGCGCTCGCACAACCGGCTGCGGGACCGCGCCGGCGTCGCCGCGATCGCGCGCGAGCTGCGGCACCAGGACGGGCTGGGCGGCTCGGTCGCGGCCCGGGTGCGGCTGACCGGGCAGGTGCTGGCCGAGCGGTACGCGACGCCCACGCTGGACGCCGCCGCCACGGTCGAGCCGGCCGACATCTGGACCGCGGTGGAGATGCTGAAGCCGCTGGCGCTGCGCTGCGGCGACGACGTGCAGCGCTTCCTGGGCGAGATCGCGCTGGGCGCGGAGGTGGACACGCTGGACCCGCGCGCGGAGGCGGTCACGCTGCTGACGCTGCACGCCGCGAAGGGCCTGGAGTTCCCGGTGGTGTTCCTGGCCGGCTGCGAGGACGGGCTGCTGCCGATGCGGTTCCCGGGTGAGCGACCGTCGTCCGAGGACGTCGACGAGGAGCGGCGGCTGTTCTTCGTGGGCCTCACCCGCGCCCAGGACCGGCTCTACCTGAGTCACGCCGCGCGACGCTTCCGGTACGGTGCGGAGCGGGACAGTGTGCCGACGCCGTTCCTGTCCGACATCGACGCCGGGCTGTTCGAGCGGCTCGGTGCCGCCGAACCGCGCAAACCGAAGGACCGTCAGCTACGCCTGCTCTAGCCGCTCGGGTCGATCTCGAGTGGCCGAACGGCACGGTGTCGGGTAGCCGACCGCCAAACCCCGGCGGAGCGACCAGACTCCGCCCATGGCCGTCACCGTCGTCTCCGCGTCCGGCGCCACGCTGACCCGGGTGGGGATCGCGGCGGCGTTCGAGGGTGCGCCCGACCTGCGGCTGGTCGGCGCCGCCGCGTCCGGCGCGGAGGCGCTGGCGCTGCTCGGCGCGCAGCGGCCGGACGTGGTGCTCCTCGACCTCGACCTGACCGACGGCAACGGCCTCACCTGGGGTGCCGAGGTCCGGCGCAGCCACCCGGCGCTGGGCATCGTGCTGCTGGCCGCGCGCGACGACGACCTGCTGCTGCGCGCGCTGGAGGCGGGGATCTCCGCGTTCCTGCCGCGGACCGAGGAACTGGGCGCGATACTGGCCGCGGTCCGGCACGCGGCGGCGGCGCCGAGCTCGTTCACCGCACCCGACCTGGCCGGTGCGCTCAGCCGGCGGCGGCACTCCGCCACCGTGGTCAGCCCGCGCGAGCGCGAGGTGCTCAACCTGCTGCGCGAGGGCCTGACCGTGCCGCAGATCGCGACCGCGCTGGGCCTGAGCGAGTCGACCGTGAAGACGTACCTGGCCCGGATCTACGACAAGCTGGGCGTGACCGGACGCGAGCAAGCCGTGATCGCGGCGACGGACCGCGGTTTGCTGGCCGGTCAGTAACCGCCCGAGCCGCCGCCGTCGGAGCCGCCACCCCAACCGCCGCCGTCGGAGCCGCCCCAGCCGCCGCCGTCGGAGTTCGAGTTCCCGGAGTCGCCGAACGCGGAGGCGCCGAAGATCCAGGACGACGAGTGGCGCCGGTCGTCGAGGGCCACGCCGGTGCGGCGGTGGCGGCCGATCCACCAGATGACCAGGAGCAGGAACAGAGCGGCCAGGACCGCGACGATGATGAAGGCATCCATGGATCGATTCTGGGCCGGCGCGCCGCCGGACACATCCGACCAAAGACATACAACGCTAGTTGGTGAAGGTATCGATGATCCGCAGTACGCCCGGGCCCAGAATGACCACGAACAGCGCCGGGAACAGGCAGAACACCAGCGGGAACAGGATCTTGATCGGTACCTTGCGGGCGCGCTCCTCGGCGCGCTGCCGGCGCTTGACCCGCATCTCGCGCGACTGCTCGCGCAGTACCGACGCGACCGGGATGCCCAGCTCGGTGGCCTGCACGATGGACATCATGGCGTTGCGCAGCTCCGGGATGGTGGTGCGGTCGGCCAGCGCGCGCAGCGCCTCCGCACGGCGCTTGCCCATCTGCATCTCCTGCAGCGCACGGGCCAACTCGCCGCTGAGCGGGCCCTCGATCCCGGCCGCCACCTGCATCAGCGCGGCGTCGAACCCGAGACCGGCCTCGACGCACAGCGTCAGCATGTCCAGCGTGTCCGGCAGCGTGTCCAGCAGCCGCTCCTGACGGCGCTGCGCCGCGTTGAGCACCAGCAGGTAGGGCCCGCACAGCCCGATCAGGCCACCGGCCAGCGCGCACAGCACCGGCGTACCGATCGCGGAGAGGTCGCGGGCCGCCACGAGCCCGAGACCCAGAAGCGCACCGGCGGGTACGCCCACGACGACGCCCCAGCCCTGTGCTTCGAGGATGCGGGCCGGCGGCCAGTTCGGCGGGTTGCCGGCGTGGTCGAGCGCGCGCTGCAGCCAGCCCGCGGCCGCGTCCGGGGTGAGCCGGCTGGCCAGCAGCGTGACGGCGCGGCCGAGCGCGTTGCGGCCGTACGGCGCGGTCGACAGCGCGGTACGGCGGCCGTGCGCGGCGCCCGGCGCGTACACCGCGTTGATGTCGGCGAGCGCGCGGGCCAGCCCGCGACGGCCGGTGTCGCCCACGACCAGCGCCAGGAACAGGATGAGCAGCGCCGCGAAGATGACGGTGAGCCCGGCGCCGAGCACGATCAGGTCCACGGCCACCTCAGACCTCGACCCGGACGACGCGGGTGAGCCAGAAGCCGCCGAGCACGACCAGCACCACGCCGGCGAGCAGCAGCAGGATGCCGCGCGGGTCGGTGAGCAGCGGTGCCACGTACTCCCGGCGGGTCAGGAACATGAACGCGCCGAGCACGATCGGCAGCGCGAGCAGCACCCAGGCGGAGAGCCGGCCCTCCGCGGAGAGCGCGCGGACGTGGCCGCGCAGCAACTCGCGCTCGCGGATGGTGCTGATCGTGGTGCTCAGCACCTCGGCCAGGTTGCCACCGACCTCGCGCTGCACCCGGATCGCGATGACGGTCCAGGCCAGGTCCTTGTTGTTCATGCGCTTCGCGACCCGGTCCAGCGCCTCCTCCAACTCCATGCCGAGCCGGGCCTCCGCCAGCGCGCGGCTGAACTCGCCGGCCAGCGGGTCGACCGACTCACGGACCATGGCGTCCAGCGCCTGCTGGAGCGAGAATCCGGAGCGCAGCGAACCGATCACCATCTGGATCGCGTCCGGCAGCGCGGCGGCGAACCGGTCGTCGCGGCGGCCCGCGAGGTGCCGGTGGAACAGCGCGGTGGCCAGCACGCCGAGGACCGCGCCGAGCGGAAAGCCGAGCGGGCCGAGCAGCAGCGTGAGGACGACCGCGAGCCCGAGCGCGACGCCGATCCGGACCAGCAGCCACTCGCTCGGCCGCAGCTTCAGGCCAGCCCGGTCGAGCTGCCGGGACATCCGCTCCTCCCAGCCGCGGGTGCGCACCACCTGCTCGGCGGCGGAGACCGCGACCCGGGCGAACGGGGACGCGGACCGGGACGCGGCGGACCGGTCGGCGCGGCCCGCGGTCGCCAGCTCCTCCACCTGCGCCATCCGGCGGCGCCGCTCCACCAGGCCGAACATCGGCGAGAAGATGAGCAGGAAGATCGCCAGCAGCGCCAGGAACACCAGCACCGCCATCGCGATCCGGAACGCCGGCGTACCCGTCTCGATCATTGCAGCACGTCCTGGAGGCCCACGTTGTGCGGCGAGGCGTCGATGCCGGAGTCGGCCAGCTTGTCCAGGAAGCGCGGCCGGACGCCGGTCGGGCGCAGCTCGCCCTGGTAGCGGCCGTACGCGTCGGTGCCGGACTTGAAGTCGAACAGGAAGATGTCCTGCGTCGTGATCACGTCGCCCTCCAGGCCCAGCACCTCGGTGACGTGCGTGATCCGCCGGGTGCCGTCGCGCAGGCGGCTGAGGTGCACGATCACGTCCACCGCGGACGCGATCTGCTCCCGGATCGCGCGCACCGGCAGGTCCATGCCGGCCATCAGCACCATGGTCTCCAGGCGGGACAGCGAGTCGCGCGGCGAGTTCGCGTGCACCGTGGTGAGCGAGCCGTCGTGACCGGTGTTCATGGCCTGGAGCATGTCGAGCGCGGCGCCGTCGCGGACCTCGCCGACCACGATCCGGTCCGGGCGCATGCGGAGCGCGTTACGCACCAGGTCACGGATGGTCACCTCGCCGCGACCCTCGATGTTCGGCGGCCGGTACTCCATCCGGACCACGTGGTCCTGGGCCAGCCGCAGCTCGGCCGCGTCCTCGATGGTGATGATGCGCTCGTGCGGCGGCAGCATCTGGGAGAGCACGTTGAGCAGCGTGGTCTTGCCGGTGCCGGTGCCGCCGGTGATCAGCACGTCGAGCCGGCCCTGGATGCACGCGGACAGCAACGACGCCACCGACGGGTTCAGCGTGCCGAACGCGATCAGATCCTCCACACCGTACGGATTGGCGGCGAACTTCCGGATCGTCATCGCGGCGCCGTCCAGCGTGACCGGCGGGATGACCGCGTTGACGCGGCTGCCGTCCGGGAGCCGGGCGTCGACCATCGGGCTGGACTCGTCCACCCGCCGGCCCACCCGGGAGACGATCTTGTCGATGACGCGGCGCAGGTGCCACTCGTCCAGGAACGCGGTCTCCACCGACTGGATGCGGCCGAACCGCTCCACGTAGATCCGGTCCCAGGAGTTGACCATGATCTCCGTGATGTCCGGGTCGCGCAGCAGCGGCTCGATCGGGCCGTGCCCGACGATCTCGTCGATCACCTGCCGGAACGCCACCCCCCGGTCACCGGCGGTGAGCTGGTCCTCCTTGGCGAGCAGGCCGGGCAGCGCCTCGCGGACGCGGCGCTCCAGCTCCTCCTCGT
It encodes:
- a CDS encoding CpaF family protein; translation: MTDQQNRSRGRRPDDIPRTGSGFSAAEILALNEDSPYPATAIPVTAVPSANFPLSGASAPTSGGGAFGRRNVRRAYDPLAEVRRRAHGALLEQLGPQMYEAGADEEELERRVREALPGLLAKEDQLTAGDRGVAFRQVIDEIVGHGPIEPLLRDPDITEIMVNSWDRIYVERFGRIQSVETAFLDEWHLRRVIDKIVSRVGRRVDESSPMVDARLPDGSRVNAVIPPVTLDGAAMTIRKFAANPYGVEDLIAFGTLNPSVASLLSACIQGRLDVLITGGTGTGKTTLLNVLSQMLPPHERIITIEDAAELRLAQDHVVRMEYRPPNIEGRGEVTIRDLVRNALRMRPDRIVVGEVRDGAALDMLQAMNTGHDGSLTTVHANSPRDSLSRLETMVLMAGMDLPVRAIREQIASAVDVIVHLSRLRDGTRRITHVTEVLGLEGDVITTQDIFLFDFKSGTDAYGRYQGELRPTGVRPRFLDKLADSGIDASPHNVGLQDVLQ